From Humisphaera borealis, the proteins below share one genomic window:
- the flgN gene encoding flagellar export chaperone FlgN, translating into MSIPLSDLDRLSECLKSLVEEHRRLLDVVLRHDKAMRAMDAGQIELLAAAQEQCRTRIIQSEARRRLVVANLARQAKIAGEPTLSRIATAFPSHRMLFLTMRDELKSLATEIKNKTAVTAKIAQSLLGHLNTAVRLLASAVEKGGTYTKYGAPKLTRRLGSIEAVG; encoded by the coding sequence ATGTCCATCCCGCTCTCCGATCTTGATCGCCTGTCCGAGTGCCTCAAGTCACTCGTCGAGGAGCACCGTCGGCTGCTGGACGTCGTTCTTCGGCATGACAAGGCGATGCGGGCGATGGATGCCGGCCAGATCGAGCTATTGGCTGCCGCCCAAGAGCAGTGCCGCACGCGGATCATTCAGTCGGAAGCCAGGCGGCGGTTGGTCGTCGCGAACCTGGCCCGACAGGCCAAGATTGCCGGCGAACCCACGCTGAGCCGAATCGCGACGGCATTCCCGTCGCACCGGATGTTGTTCCTGACGATGCGGGATGAACTCAAGTCGCTCGCGACCGAGATCAAGAACAAGACCGCCGTGACAGCGAAGATCGCGCAGTCGCTCCTGGGGCATCTGAATACCGCCGTTCGGCTGCTGGCGAGTGCAGTCGAAAAGGGCGGAACCTATACGAAATACGGCGCGCCAAAGCTTACAAGGCGCTTAGGCAGCATAGAAGCCGTCGGATGA
- a CDS encoding rod-binding protein, which yields MRIEAPTSLLPFSPGERPGVAKGTLDKKLKGLDLSGVVYRQAKPRDSMPATSVPVNDIKGLLPINAAPAQTQEARLEAQARQLVSQTFFGTMLKQMRDSPFKSDLFEGGRGGAAFSSMYDQKLVEQMSRGAGKKLVDSVVSKFTKAKKAYATQAKGGQAETPVPGRPYDAVNAGRPTGIETDTGAKEATNPYRNVKINVHPALRS from the coding sequence ATGCGAATTGAAGCACCCACCAGCCTGCTCCCATTCAGCCCCGGCGAACGTCCGGGCGTTGCCAAGGGAACCCTCGACAAGAAGCTGAAAGGTCTCGACCTCTCCGGCGTTGTCTACCGGCAGGCCAAGCCGCGCGACAGCATGCCCGCGACGTCGGTCCCGGTGAACGACATCAAGGGGTTGCTGCCGATCAACGCCGCGCCCGCGCAGACCCAGGAAGCCCGCCTCGAAGCCCAGGCCCGCCAGCTCGTCAGCCAGACCTTCTTCGGCACCATGCTGAAGCAGATGCGCGACAGCCCTTTCAAGAGCGACCTTTTCGAAGGCGGTCGTGGCGGGGCGGCTTTTTCCAGCATGTATGACCAGAAGCTGGTCGAGCAGATGTCCCGCGGGGCCGGAAAGAAGCTGGTCGATTCGGTCGTCAGCAAGTTCACCAAAGCCAAAAAAGCGTATGCCACCCAGGCCAAGGGTGGTCAGGCCGAGACGCCAGTCCCCGGCAGGCCGTACGACGCGGTCAATGCCGGCCGACCGACGGGAATTGAAACCGACACCGGCGCCAAGGAAGCCACCAACCCCTACCGGAATGTGAAGATCAATGTCCATCCCGCTCTCCGATCTTGA